A segment of the Frankineae bacterium MT45 genome:
CTTGACGTAGTGCGAGTACTCGAATTGAGGTCCGTACTGCGGGAGTGCCCGGGCCGATCGGGCAATCACCTGCGGGTCGATCGTCGGCAGCGGCACCGCCCAGCCACCCTCGACGCGGTGCACCCGGCCCGTCGTTGAGCGGGCCCGGCGGGTCGGGCCGGAGTGCTTGGCGAGCGACTGCTCCACGCTGCGCCGTTGCCGGGCGGCCCGGATCGTCTGACGGGCGTGGGAGAAGCCGGTGAGGGCCGAGTGGTACGTGCCGGCGGAGAAGGTCGCGTTGGTGCTCACCACGCCGCTGACCGTCAGGGCGACGTCCTCGGGCAGCTGTGCGACCGTGAAGAATGTGCCTAAATCATGGGGGATCGAGTCGAAGCCGCAGCAGTGCACGAGCCGCGCCCCACTGGCCACCGCGCGCTCGTGGTAACGCAGGAACATGAGGTCGACGAACTCGGGCTCGCCGGTGAGATCGACGTAGTCGGTGCCGGCCGCCGCGCAGGCCGCGACCAGCGGTTCCCCGTAGTTGATATACGGGCCGACCGTGCTGATGACGACGCGGGTACTGGCGGCCAGGGCGGCCAGTGATTCAGGATCGGTCGAGTCGGCCGACACCAGCGTGAGATCGGCGAGTTCGGGCCGGATGGTGCTCAGCAGGGTCCGAACCGATTCGAGTTTGGCTGGGCTGCGACCGGCGAGCGCCCAGCGACAGCCGGCGGGCGCATGGCGAGCCAGGTACTGCGCGGTCAGCGAGCCGGTGAATCCGGTGGCGCCGTAAAGCACGATGTCGTAGCTGCGATCCTCGGTCATATCGACACCCTAGGTGTTGCCGGACTCGGCGAACAGGGCGCGTCTCACGCCCGATTGGTGCGGCAATCCGCGGCTGCCACCCTGAGGTCAGCCGCGCCGCTGCGCTTCGTCGGGAGCAGACCTGTGCCACACTCTCCCTCGTGGCGAGCGGCGGCGAACACACGGCACCCACCCTGGAGGTGGTGGCGAAGCGGGCGGGTGTCTCGCGAGCCACGGCCAGTCGGGTGCTGCGGGGCGCCACCAACGTCAGTGAGGAGGCGCGGGAGGCGGTCAACCGAGCCGCCGCCGAGGTCTCCTATCGGCCGAACCTGGCGGCCCGGGCCCTGGTCACGAAGCGCAGCGACTCAATAGCCTTCCTCGTCACCGAGACCGGTGACCGTCTCTTCAATGACCCGTACTTTCTGGGGATGCTCCGTGGAGCCCAGACGACCGTGGCCGCCGCCGGCATGCAGCTGATCTTCGTCATCGCCTCCACCGCAGCCGAGGCCGAGAACTTCGAGCACTACGCCCGGGGTGGGCACGTCGACGGAGTGCTGCTGGTCTCGCTGCACGGTGACGATCAGCTGCCGCAGCGACTCGAGGCTCTGGGCGTCCCGACTGTCCTCAACGGTCGCCCGATCTCAGACGATGAAGCCATCTACTACGTCGACTCCGACAATATCGGCGGCGGAAGGTTGGCCACCCGGCGCCTCATCGACCGGGGGGCGCGCCGCATCGCCACCATCACGGGGCCGCTGGACATGACGGCCGGCCTCGACCGGCTGGCCGGCTACCGCGAGGCGATGAGTGAGGCCGGGCTGCGCCCGTTGTCGAAGCACATCGTGGCCGGCGACTTCTCCGTCGAGGGCGGCGCGGCGGCGATGACGAGGCTGCTGAAGGCGGATCCGACGATCGACGGGGTCTTCGCAGCGTCGGACCTCACTGCCCTCGGCGCGCTGAGCGTCCTGTCGGCCCAGGGGTACCGCGTCCCCGACGACATCTCGGTGGTCGGTTTCGATGACATCCGCGAGGCCGAGCTCGTCAATCCCGGTCTCACCACGGTCCGCCAGCCGCTGGACGCAATGGGGCAGTCGATGGCCCGCAAGCTACTGGAGCGCATCACCGGCGACGCATCCGAGCGCATCACCGTGCTCCCGGTCTCGCTGATTCCTCGCCTCAGCGCCTGATTCGCGCGTCGCCTCGCCGGCCCTGCGACGCGCCTGACAACCCTTCCGCATTCGCGCGGATTTGCTGTGGATCTGTAGTCGGCGCCGGCCAATTTGCGATCAGGGGTTGACAGCGACCCCGGGTGTAAATCACCCTTACTGCAGTCGTGAGAGCGCTCTCACAGAGTGACGGCTTCGCCCAGCAAGGAGCAGTGCAGCAATGACAGCAACCCAGATCCGGCCGTTGAACCCGACCCCGCCATCGACCCCGCAGTCGAACCCGCAGCAGCTGCGAGCCACGTTTCCGCCGGGATTCGTCTGGGGCGCGGCGACGGCGGCGTACCAGATCGAGGGCGCGGTAGCCGAGGATGGACGCGGCCCGTCAATCTGGGACATCTTCAGTCACACGCCGGGACGGATCAGCGGCGACGAGACCGGTGACATCGCGGCCGATCACTACCACCGTGTCCCCGAGGACGTCACCCTCATGGCGTCCCTCGGGCTGCAGGCCTATCGCTTCTCGGTGTCTTGGTCGCGGATCGTCCCGACCGGATCGGGGCGGGTCAATCGCCGCGGCCTGGACTTCTACTCCCGCCTGGTCGACGAGCTGCTGAGCCACCACATCGACCCGGTGGTCACGCTGTATCACTGGGATCTGCCGCAGCCCCTGGAGGAAATCGGAGGCTGGGGCAATCGGGATACGGCCTCGCGCTTCGCCGAGTACGCCCAGATCGTCGGGCAGGAATTGGGCGATCGGGTGCGCGTCTTCGGCACCCTCAACGAGCCGTGGTGTTCAGCCTTTCTCGGCTATGCCAGCGGCGAGCATGCCCCCGGACGTACCGAGTTGGTGACCTCGCTGATGGCGGCGCATCACCTCAATCTGGCCCACGGTCTGGGAACGTCGGCGCTGCGCGCAGTCCTTCCGAGCGATGCGCAGATCTCGCTCGCCCTGAATCTGCACCAGGTACGGGCCGCGACCTCTGACCCGGCCGATCTCGATGCGGCGCGGTCGGTGGACACGATCGCCAACCGGATCTTCCTGGAGCCGATCCTCAATGGCGCCTACCCGCAGGAGCTCTACGCGGACACCGCGGAGCTCACCGACTGGTCCTTCGTGCAGGCAACCGATCTGTACAACATCAACAAACGCCCTGATCTTCTCGGGGTGAACTACTACACCCCGGCCATCATCAGCGCTGAGGGCAGCGGCCCGGAGGCGTCCGAGTCGACACTCTGGCCGGGGAGCCACCGGGCGTACGTCGTTCCGCCGCAGGGACCGCAGACCGGCATGGGCTGGCTCATCGACCCGCCGGCCTTCACCGAACTGCTGCTGCGGGTACATCGTGAGTACCCCGGGGTGCCGCTGATGATCACCGAGAACGGGGCGGCCTTCGACGACGTCGTCGGCCCCGACGGCGAGGTTGAGGACCGGGAACGCACCGCGTACCTCGAGTCGCATCTCCTCGCAGTGAGCGACGCGATCGATGCCGGCGCCGACGTCCGGGCTTATTTCGTCTGGTCGTTGATGGACAACTTCGAATGGGCCTGGGGCTATGGCAAGCGCTTCGGCATCGTGCATGTCGACTACGACACCCAGGTCCGCACGCCGAAGTCGTCGGCGCGGTGGTACCGCGAGGTGAGCCGCCGCAACGGGGTCCTCTGATGGTCGGCGCACTGCTGCCGTGGAGCATGATTGGTGGCATGACGAACCGGCTCGCGCTCGCCACCAGCCCGTACCTGCAGCAGCACCGCGACAATCCGGTCGACTGGCAGGAGTGGGGCGAGACGGCCTTCCGCGAGGCACGGGATCGGGACGTCCCCGTCCTCCTCTCGGTCGGGTATGCGGCCTGCCACTGGTGTCACGTGATGGCCCATGATTCGTTCGAGGACGAGGACATCGCGACGTTGATGAACAAGAACTTCGTCAACGTGAAGGTGGATCGTGAAGAGCGTCCGGACATCGACGCCGTCTACATGCAGGCGACGACCGCGCTCACCGGGCACGGTGGCTGGCCGATGACCTGCCTCCTAACGCCCGACGGATCCCCCTTCTTTGCCGGCACATTCTTCCCTCGAGCGCAGTTCCAGTCGCTGCTCATCTCGGCCACCCGAGCCTGGGACGAGCAGCGCGACGAGGTGCTCGCCGCCGGTCAGCGGATTGTGACCGCGCTGGCTGACCTCACGCCGACGGCGCCGCCGGCCGCGTCCGGCGCCGGCGTCCCGGGTATCGCGGAGCTCGATGCCGCCGCGACCCGGTTGGCCGCCGCGTACGACGAGAAGAACGGCGGCTTCGGCGCGGCACCCAAGTTCCCGCCGTCGATGGTGCTGGAGTCCCTGCTGCGTCGTTACGAACGCACCGGCGACACCGACGCGCTGCGCATGGTCGAGGGAACCTGTGAAGCGATGGCCCGCGGCGGGATGTATGACCAGCTGGCCGGCGGTTTCGCGCGCTACAGCGTCGATGCGTCGTGGGTGGTGCCCCACTTCGAGAAGATGCTCTACGACAATGCCCTGCTGCTGCGGGTATATCTGCACTGGTGGCGCCTCACCGGCTCGCCGCTGGCCGAACGGATCGCCCGCGAGACGGCGGACTTCCTGATTCGTGATCTGGGGACGGTCGATGGGGGTTTTGCCTCAGCGCTGGACGCCGACACCGATGGGGTGGAGGGCCTCACCTATGCCTGGACGCCGGCGCAGTTGGCGCAGGTTCTCGACCCGGCAGACGCCGAACGTGCCGCGGACCTGCTGAACGTGACGGCGACCGGGACGTTCGAGGAGGGGGCGTCGACCCTGCAACTGCGGGCCGATGCCACGGACGCCCTGTGGTGGGAGTCGGTTCGGGGTCGCCTGCTGGCGGCCCGGGCGCAGCGTCCCCAGCCGACCCGCGACGACAAGGTGGTTACCGCCTGGAACGGCCTGGCCATCGCGGCGCTGGCCGAGGCCGGAATGCTCCTGGAATCTAGGTATCTTCTCGCGGCCCGGCAGGCCGGCGAGTTGATGCTGCGCACGCACCTGGTCGACGGGCGACTGCGCCGCACTTCTCGGGACGGGGTGGCTGGTGAGGCGGCCGGCGTGGCCGAGGACTACGGCGACCTGGCCGAAGGCCTGCTGATGCTGCATCAGGCAACGGCCGAACCGCGCTGGCTGGAGGCGGCGGGGAACCTGCTCGGCGTCGCGCTGCGCCACTTCGCCGACGGGGACGGGGGATTCTTCGACACCGCCGATGACGCCGAGCAGTTGGTGCAGCGCCCGAAGGATCCGAGTGACAATGCCGCGCCGAGCGGGCAGAGCGCGCTAGCCAGTGCGCTGCTGACCTACTCGGCCCTCACCGGTTCACTGAGTCATCGCACGGCGGCCGAGCGAGCCCTGCAGGTCGTCTCCTGGCTGGGGACGAGTCAGCCCCGGTTCCTTGGTTGGGCCCTGGCCGCGGCCGAGGGCCTGGTCGCCGGGCCGGTTCAGCTGGCGATCGTGGGGGAGCGCGGCTCGGGAACGGCTCGCGCCGTCGCAGGCAGCGGCACAAGCACTGAGCTCACCGCGGCGGCCACCGGTCCGCTCACCGCACTCGCCTGGCGGCAGCGACCGCCGGGTGCGGTGGTCGTCACGGGGGAGCCAGACGCCCCGCGGGTGCCGCTGCTCCAGTTCCGCCCGCTGGTGGCGGGGTCGGCGGCGGCCTACGTCTGCTACGGGATGGTCTGTGACGCCCCGACGACGAGTGTGAGCGCCCTCGCCACCGCGCTGGCCCGCCGACCGTAGCCAGAACGCAGTCTGGGGAGCCTGCGGACTCGCAGACTCCCCAGATCATGGTGTGGCTACTTACAGGGTTGGACCCTCGGTGCGCAGCTTGTCGACCTCGGCCATCGCGTTGCGCAGCCCGGCCAGCCACTCCTCGGTGTGCTCACCGACGAGCTTGACGCTCCAGGCCAGGGCCTCGGAGCGGGATCGGGCCACGCCGGCGTCGACGAGGGTGTCGAGCACCTGACGCTCGCTCTGGCGCAGCCGGGTCATCACCGGAACCGAGAGGTGGGTGAAGACGACGGCGGTCTCGCCGATCGACGCGCCCCAGGCGACCTTCCGCCCGTAGCGGGCCTCGGCCTCGTCGGCGATCTTGACCCGGGCGTCACGCGTCTCCTCGCGGAAGCGGGTGATCCGCCCGATCGCGGCCGACTCCGAACCAGCGGCGTCACCCTCCAGCGGCGGTAGTTCGCCGATGACGGTGATCTCCTCACGGTCGATCGCGACCTGCGGGGCACTGACGAACCAGCCCTCGGGCAGGCGCCCGGTCAGCCACTCGACGGCGTCATCAGCCGGTGGGAGATCGGCCTGCTGCCAGCCTCCCGGACGTCCGAATCCCCGTCCGCCGCGGCCACCAGGGCCGCCGGGTCCACCCCGGCCCCCGAATCCGCCGGGTCCACCGCGACGTCCGCCGCCGGGTCCACCGTGGCCTCGATGGCCGCCGTGTCGTCCGTGGACGCCCTCTTGGCCGCCGTTCTCCGGGCCGCCGCCGGTAGGTACTTCGCCGCCCGCGTCGCTGCGGAAGCGTCTTTCACCAGGTATGTGGTTGCTTCTCATGTTTGCCTCCTTGGCTTCGTTACATGATTACATGATTACACGATTGCAAACGGCGGGCAACCGCGATTCATTCCCGACTTCTCAGGATCGGGTTGGCGGAGGGGTTGGCAGTAGAGAATTCGGGCGCTCCGAGCCGTCGGAGCACCCGAATGGGATGAAGGGAGCGCCGCTGTCAGCCAGCGGCAATGCGGGCGGACGGTGCCGCGCGAGCGACGGGGTAGTTCTCCGAGCGGCAGTTGGCTACGCCGGCGGCAGGTGGTTACGCGAAGACGGCGAACCAGATCGCGATGTAGTGGCAGATCGCGGCGAAGAGCGTGAAGAGGTGGAAGAGCTCGTGGAAGCCGAAGGTCTTCGGGGCCGGGTTGGGGCGCTTCGTGGCGTAGATGACCGCGCCGAGGGAGTAGAAGAGGCCGCCGACGAGGACGAGGACGAGGGTGGCCGCGCCGCCCTTATGGAGCAGGTCGGGGACCACGAAGATCGCTACCCAGCCGAGGGCGATGTAGGTCGGGGCCGAGAGCCAGCGTGGATGCCCCGGCCAGAACCACTGCAGGCCGACGCCGACCAGCGCGCCGCTCCACACCACGACCAGCATCATGATGGCCGTGTCGCGCGGCATGGTGAGCAGCGAGATCGGCGTGTACGTGCCGGCGATGAAGATGAAGATCATCGAGTGGTCGAGGCGCTTCCAGGTGCGCAGCGCAGCCGGTGACCAGCGGCCCCGGTGGTAGAAGGCCGAGATCCCGAAGAGGCCGGTGACGGTCAGCGCGTAGAGCGAGGTCGACCAGCCGGCCAGTGGACCGCGGAGGGCGGCGGCTACCGCAACCAGCACCACGCCGGTGGCGATCGAAGTGCCGGCGGCGTACGCGTGAAACCAGCCGCGCAGTCGAGGCTTGACGAGCGGCGCGACGATAGCCGGCGCGGGAGCAGCTGAGCCCATCGCTGTCATACCGCAGACGCTACCGGTCAGCACCTCGTCACGAAATGTGATGCTCAGCGCGATCGCAGATTCTCCGCGCATTCCTAACAGCGATATGCTCGGCAGCTGTGGGGTTACGCGACGCCGTCTACTCGGTCTACGAGCGCCGGCTGCGCGCCCATCTGCAGGGTCGCCCGATTCCCAAGCACGTCGCCGTCATGCTCGACGGCAACCGTCGCTGGGCCCGGGCCGCCGGCTTCACCGACGTCAATCACGGGCATCTCGAGGGTGCCCGGCGCATCAACGACCTCCTCGAATGGTGCACCGAAGCCGGCGTCGAGCACGTCACTCTCTGGCTGCTCTCAACCGACAACCTCACCCGTCCGGACGACGAGCTCCAGCCGCTGCTCTCGATCATCGAGGGGGTAGCCACCGAGCTGGCCGGCGACGGTCAGCACTGGCGCCTGACGGTGGTTGGCGCGCTCGACCTCCTCCCAGAGCGGACCTCGGCGGCGCTGAAGTCGGCCGAGGAGCGCACCGCCCACCGCGACGGGCTCCGGGTAAACATCGCCGTCGGCTACGGAGGTCGCCGCGAGATCGCCGACGCGGTCCGTTCGCTGCTGCAGGAGCAGGCGGCGGCCGGTACCTCGATCGAGGAGCTGGCCGAGGTGATCGACGTCGAGCACATCGCCGACCACCTCTACACGGCCGGCCAGCCGGACCCCGATCTGGTGATCCGTACCTCCGGTGAGCAGCGCCTCTCAGGCTTCCTGCTCTGGCAGTCGGCGCACTCCGAGTTCTACTTCTGTGACGCGCTCTGGCCCGATTTTCGGCGGGTCGACTTCCTGCGAGCGCTGCGTGATTACGGTCTGCGTCAGCGCCGTTACGGCAGCTAAACCGCTTTGCCAGGCTTGACGCTCGTCCAGCAAATCAAAGCCCGTTCAACGTTAGTTTCGTCACCTGCGTGTTAACGCGCACAGACTGCAGAACCGACGTAACGTTCTCGTTGGTGGCACCGGCCCATCCGGTCCACTCCGGGAGGTCCCGCAACGGTGGTTATGACCAGCGAAGGGGCCGGACGTGCCCCCGCGGTCTGGGTGACCACGGGGAAGAGTCGCTACTTGCAGCGCGGCGACCGGGACGTCCGGATTCCAACACCTGAGGTCACACCCATCCCTGGAGTGCGTCATGAGTGCTGTCCACGAACCCAATGGCGGAGCCGAGCAAGGACCCGCCAGCCCGTCCGCCACTGAAGAATTCCCGGTCAAGACGTTCGTTCTTGACACGTCGGTTCTCCTCTCCGACCCGGGTGCTCTTGGACGGTTCGCCGAACACCAAGTGGTGCTCCCGCTCGTCGTCATCAGCGAGTTGGAAGGCAAGCGAGATCACCCCGAACTCGGCTGGTTCGCCCGTCAGACCCTGCGCGCACTCGACGAACTCCGCATCAAGCACGGACGCCTCGACGCCCCCATCCCGATCGGCGCCGACGGTGGGACGCTGCGGGTCGAGCTGAACCACTCCGACCTCTCCACGCTCCCGGCCGGCTTCCGGATCGACTCCAACGACTCGCGGATCCTGGCTGTCTGCATGAACCTCGCCGTGGACGGCCACGACGTGACCCTGGTCAGCAAGGACATGCCGCTGCGGGTGAAGGCGGCGTCCGTGGGCCTGGCCTCGGACGAGTACCGCACGAGCCTGGCCGTCGACTCCGGCTACACCGGCATGAGCGAGCTCGAAGTCGGGGTGGACGTCGTGGACGCCCTCTACGACGGCGAGCGACTGCCGATGGCCGAGCGCGAAGACCTCCTCGCGGCCGCTGACCTGCCCGTCCACTCCGGCATCGTGCTGCACTCGGCGCGGGGCTCGGCACTGGCCCGGGTCACCCCGGAGAAGTCCCTGCGACTGGTCCGCGGTGACCGTGAGGCCTTCGGGCTGCACGGACGCTCGGCCGAGCAGCGAGTCGCGCTGGACCTGCTGCTGGACCCCGAGGTCGGCATCGTCTCCCTGGGCGGACGGGCCGGTACCGGCAAGTCCGCGCTGGCCCTCTGCGCCGGGCTCGAGGCCGTCATGGAGCGCCGCGCCCACAAGCGGGTCGTCGTCTTCCGCCCCCTCTACGCGGTCGGCGGCCAGGATCTGGGGTACCTGCCGGGGAACGAGAACGAGAAGATGGGGCCGTGGGCGCAGGCCGTCTTCGACACCCTCGGCGCGCTGGTGAGCGGCGAGGTGATGGAGGAGATCCTCGACCGCGGGATGATCGAGGTGCTGCCACTGACCCACATCCGCGGCCGCTCCCTGCACGACGCGTTCGTGATCGTGGATGAGGCACAGTCCCTGGAGCGCAACGTTCTGCTGACGGTGCTCTCCCGCATCGGCCAGGGTTCCCGGGTCGTGCTCACCCACGACGTCGCTCAGCGCGACAACCTGCGCGTCGGTCGCCACGACGGCATCGCGGCGGTGATCGAGGCGCTGCGCGGGCACCCGCTCTTCGCGCACGTCACGCTCACCCGCTCCGAGCGCTCGCCGATCGCCGCCCTGGTCACCGAGATGCTGGAGGACCTGCCGCTGTAGACGCCGATCGACGATCGGGTGCTGAACTGAGGCGAATACCGCAGAGTTCAGCACCCGATCCGGCCGCTCCGGCCGCGTCTGCAAAACTCGCGGGATGGCCGTCGACCCGCTCGCCCGACTGCGTGAGGCACTTGCCGAGCGCGATGCGGCCGGGTTGCGCCGCCGGCTGCGCCCCCGCCAAATCGACGACGACCTCCTGGACCTGGCCAGCAATGACTACCTCGGCCTGGCCCGGGACAAGCGGGTCATCGACGCCGCGGTGGCGGCAACGCTGCGCTGGGGCGCCGGCAGTACCGGGTCGCGCCTGGTCACCGGGACGACCCAGCTGCATCAGGACTTCGAGGCCGAGCTGGCCGACTTCACGGCGGCGCAGGCGGCGCTCTGCTTCTCCTCGGGTTATCTGGCCAACCTCGGCGTGCTCACCGCCCTCGGCGGCGCGGACGTCACCATCGTCTCCGACGCGACCAACCACGCCTCCCTCATCGACGCCTGCCGGCTCAGCGGCTCCGCGGTCTCGGTCGTCGCGCACGCCGACCCGCTCGCGGTGGCCGCCGCGTTGGAGCGGGCCGAGACCGAACACGTCCTGGTCGTCACCGACGCGGTCTTCTCGGTCGACGGCGATCTGGCTCCACTGCGCGAACTGCACGCGCTGACTCGGGCTCGGGGCGGGCTGCTCGTCGTCGACGAGGCGCACTCGCTCGGCGTGGTCGGCGACGGTGGAACCGGCGCGGTGGTGGCGGCCGGGCTTGCCGCCGAGCCCGACATCGTCCGGACGGTCACCCTCTCAAAGTCGCTCGGGTCTCAGGGCGGTGCCGTGCTCGGCTCGGTCGAGGTGATCGACGCGCTGATCAACACGGCCCGTTCGTTCATCTTCGACACCGGGCTGGCTCCGTCCTCCGTCGGGGCGTCGCAGGCCGCGCTGCAGGTGCTGCGCGAGGAGCCGTCGCTGGCCGCCGCTGCCCGGGGCAACGCGTCGACACTGGCCGCCCTAGCCGCCCCGTACAGCGTGAAGGCGGCGACGCCGGCGGCCGCGGTTGTGCCGGTTTTTCTTGGGGATTCCCTCCGTGCGCTCGACGCGGCGCAGCAGTGCCTGGCGGCCGGTCTGCGGGTCGGCTGCTTCCGTCCACCGTCGGTACCGAGCGGCCGGGCCTGCCTGCGCCTCACCGCCCGGGCCGACCTCACCGACGAGCAGTTGCAGCGGGTGGGCGCGGTGCTTCAGGACGTCCTCGGGTGAGCATCCTCATCGTCACCGGCACCGGTACCGACGTCGGTAAGACGGTCGCGACGGCCGCGCTGACCAGCCTGGCCTCTGCGCAGGGCAAGTCGGTGGCCGTGGTGAAGCCGGTGCAGACGGGGTTGGCGGCCGGCGAGCCGGGCGACCTGGCCGAGATCAGCCGCGTCTCCGGCTGCGGTGACACCTTCGAGTTCAGCCGCTTCCCGGACCCGCTCTCACCGCAGGCGGCGGCGCGCTGCAGCAACCGCCCCGCACTCTCCCTGGACGAGGCGGCGACCCGGGTCCGGGCGCTCGAAGCTCGTTTCGATCAGGTGATCGTCGAGGGGGCCGGTGGCCTGCTCGTCTCCTTCGCCCAGCCGCAGTGGACACTCCTCGACCTGGCCCGTGAACTTCAGGCGCCGGTGGTCGTCGTCGCGCTGGGCGGTCTCGGCACCATGAACCACACCGCGCTGACGCTGCGGGCCCTCGACGGCCACCCCTGTGCCGGTGTGCTCATCGGGCGCTGGCCGGCCGACCCGGATCTGGCCAGTCGCTGCAACGTCACCGATCTGACGGAGCTCGCGAATGCGCAGAGCGAACACGGGCTCATCGGTGCGCTCCCGGACGGACTCATCGCCACGGTGGAGTCGCTGGGGCGACGCGGTGTGCCGGGCGAGGACGGCGTGGTGGAAGAATTCGTTTCGGTAGCGCGGACGTCCCTCTCGCCGGCCTTCGGTGGAGAGTTCGACATCCGCGACTTTGTCGTGAAATGGGGACGGTAGATCAATGACGGATATCCTGGCCGACATTCTCGGGTTGGCTCGTGAGCAGGTGCTGGAACAGGGCATCGGCCTGAGCCAGGAGCAGGCGCTCGAGTGCCTGCAACTCCCCGATGACCGAGTGGACGCGCTGCTGGACCTGGCCCATGAGGTGCGGGTCAAGTGGTGCGGTGATGAGGTCGAGGTCGAGGGCATCGTCTCGCTGAAGACCGGCGGCTGCCCGGAGGACTGCCACTTCTGCTCCCAGTCGGGCGTCTTCGACTCACCGGTCCGGTCGGCCTGGCTGGACATCCCGTCTCTAGTCCGGGCCGCTCGCGAGACCGCGGCCACCGGCGCCAGTGAGTTCTGCATCGTGGCCGCCGTCCGTGGACCGGATGAGCGACTGATGAAGCAGGTCCGAGACGGCGTCGCCGCGATCCAGGCCGAGGTCGACATCAACGTGGCCTGCTCGCTGGGCATGCTCACCCAGGAGCAGGTCGACGAGCTGGCCTCGATCGGGGTGCACCGCTACAACCACAATCTTGAGACGGCCCGCTCGTACTTCCCGTCCGTGGTCACCACCCACTCCT
Coding sequences within it:
- a CDS encoding biotin synthase; this translates as MTDILADILGLAREQVLEQGIGLSQEQALECLQLPDDRVDALLDLAHEVRVKWCGDEVEVEGIVSLKTGGCPEDCHFCSQSGVFDSPVRSAWLDIPSLVRAARETAATGASEFCIVAAVRGPDERLMKQVRDGVAAIQAEVDINVACSLGMLTQEQVDELASIGVHRYNHNLETARSYFPSVVTTHSFDERINTCEMVRAAGMELCCGGIVGMGETLEQRAEFGAQLAALAPDEVPLNFLNPRPGTPFGEQEPMSATDALRAVATFRLMMPRTILRFAGGREITLGDLAERGVRGGVNAVIVGNYLTTLGRPAGEDLAMLSDLKMPIKALAKNL